ttatgcaaaaaaataaaaaattaaaataaatatttaaaaaaattatatatattttatatttttactaatTTCCCTAATTCAGTTCCGGCCCCTTGTTGTCATGCAGTTGCAGAgctctgaggttttcctcatgaataaCTCTGGGTGTAAAGACTGACTTTccgctccccctgctctgcaaaaggAGTGAATAAAAGTGCTGCCCTGTCTGCTCGGATACTTATGTTGtatgtgtgggactacaagtcccagctgtacagtacAATGCCACtgatgatacacacaggatcttcccctacccgttcttgtgcaatgctctgaagACACAGCCTGCAGAAGAGgagtacagaggagagaactCCTCTGATCTTTGTCAGTTCTGTATTTGCAGGGTGAGGAGGGAGGAACAGCAAGTAGGTCTTCAGTGCCAGGATAAGAGGAAACCCTGCTCAGTACCCGAAGCAGAGCCTCcaaccctgagtctgtgctgctgatggtacaAGGGactttcctgaagaatccagtgggagggagacacagggcagacagctaGTCCAGCAGATCGGGCAGTACAGGGGCCCTTTTCTTGTTGCTTCAACCAGCACAGGCTTCACAGTACAGTGCACAAAGCTAGActtgctctctcaggcttgtgcacggaacgtcatcagagcagggaaagaAGCTGACATCAAAAGTCATCTGACACTCAGCTAACTAGGAGAACAGGGCCCTTGTAGATAAAGAAAGTGAATTGAAACCCCTTACATTTGTATAGttaggtggacaacccctttaagggtataaGTTTGGCAGcagtgcttaaaaaaaaaaaactaaaaaaaaaacatccacaaaGTGTTGTACTGTGAATACAGATCTGCAGTGCGAAATTCACTGTCACATCTAGACCATGCCAGTTTCATGTCTGTTGTGGTTATAAGATATTTGTAAGGATACATTTTTACCAAATTCCATCTAAAAGAGTATTATTTAATGGGTAATGTGTTATGAAAATCCAAACAGTCTATGAACAGCACACTTGACATACTTCCTCCTTATTTACAATTCAGACATGATACAGACAATATAGCATGACAGCCAGAATTCTTTGTACCATCTCTGAAAGCAGAGTGTGTTCATTCAAACACCATTATTTAGGTTAATTTGTCCATCCATCCTTCTTTTAGAAAATCCTGCACTACTTCTTAATGTTCCTGTAGTGTCGTACACTACTTATGTTTGCACATTGAGCCCAAGTCTGTGTCACCAACAGCAACGTTCCTCTCAATCCCTTATGATAACTTGAGTCCTTGAAGGTTCTGTCTCAAATTCAGTTGCTCCTTCTCTTGTCTACTCTTTTCCATTTTGAAGGCCTGTTTATTGGCCTTCTTCTCCATTCTTCTTTCCTGGAATAGATCACAAGAACACTTTAACATGCTTTCTTTCATACTAAAAATAGTCAACAAAAAGGGATACAGGTACTAGGGAGATATCACTCCTAATATTAAGCAGAACACTTTAAGATACAAATGATTTGCTAGCAACAGTTGACAAAAGCTCAGAGAATAATAGCAAATGGCTATTTCCAATAAAATAATAACCGGTAATTCTCAGATTTAAGACTCCTTGCACTTGACCGTAtcagttttgcagtccgcaaaatacggatgtggtccATTTGCATCCTGCATCCTTTTGAGGGCCTCActgtagaaatacctattcttgtctgcaaaatggacaaaaataatatatgttctataatttgcagcatGGCCGCATGGATGCGGACAAtaaacagatgacatccatgtgatgTCCAAAAATACAGTTTTGTGCATGAGCCATTATATGGTTGGAAGAAAAgttagtttgttctggcatattcTGGAAACATAAGGGATGAGATCCCACCTTGCGTTCTTCTTTTATTGCCTGTTTCCTGGCTTTTCGCTCATCAGTGGTTTCCTGTTTGGAGCGTGGCTGAGTCGACACCTTGGCCAAGTCTCCGCCATTAATCATTTCCATACGCTCAACTTGCTTTGCTGTAAGTCCTCTTTCAGGAAGAACTCCCAGTGGGATACCAGTTTTAGTAGATACCTTGATTTGCTTGGCCTAAAGAACagataagcaattttttttattaataaaaaactatTATTTTGGCGTAGCATCATATAAACATACAAATGTAGATGACATGGCTAGCACAATGGTACAATAAGGACATAAAAATAGTATGAGACTGTAGATTTACCTTAGGTGGATCCTTGATCATTTGCGGGTGATTATACAAATTGGAATATGTGCCTGTCAAAAAGGGGGTAAAAAAATTAAAGCAAGAACACATGCAACCATTCCAGTAAACCATGGAAAATCTGGCAATGTATATTTATACTAAGCAGCTATACACAACTGAGGTGGGTgtatatctaaaaaaaattactgtaATGTGCTAAAAGTCTGTTACTTTTCgctaagctaaaaaaaaaaaaaaaaaaaagaagaagacgaCAACATAGACCAAACAAGCCATTGATGGTATCCAACTCTATAGAAGAAAAGTTGCTACAATATGGTATGTTGGAATGACTGAAAACTTGAACTGTATACATACTCAGGATAGATTCACAGTCCCACTTCTCCCCAGGTTCTTCTATAACTATAGTCTGCATTTCTTCCTTTTCCTCTTCATCTTCTTCAATTAAATCCAGTTCAGATCTGTGCTGCATGTCTTTCAGTTTCACGCATCTTCAACAACAGTAAAACATATCGCCAATTAAAATGACTATGATCAATAAAATTACTCTGCAAACTATGACAATGTATTAAACACACTGGCAAACAGACAGGGACAGATTCCCTGAGCAAAATGTTGGGTCACATATTTCAATTGATCCAACCATTTTGATAAAAATCTATATTTAACAGCGTCAGTTTTAATGCATCAGAGCATGCTTTAATAGCAATGCCCCAGTGATGTGTCATTAACTCTTATCAGCTTGCCGATGCTTAGAAATTCCATGCATAACGTAGCAGTTTGCCACTTATATAACCTGTGTCTGATGTGATAATCTGCATCAATTTTCCCatcataaaatgaataaaaaaataaatttactggTCCTAGTCAAAACAGTGCATCAGTGATTGAAACCAATCTCTGTAATGGTTACTTGATATAATGCACACAATCGGACATAAAAAATAACATAGGTGTAGCTTACTCTTTTGCCCTCTCCCTGAAGTAGTCCTCTACAACATCCTGAAGGCGGCTGCTATCTGCATGGATGAATCCTTCCAGCTCTGCATTATCTAAGGCACCAATTTCATCATCGTCAAATTGTtcataaaactaaaaaataaaaagattttctTTAGGGCTGGTCCACAAAGCAAGGAATGCATACATTCACTGTCCAAAGACATCTCCGCAAGAAGAAAATCTAAGAGAGGTTTTGCAACTGGTAGCAATGCCGGACAGGCTGTTTTCACATGGTCGTGTGTGGTTGCTTTCCTAGACAAACTGTCTTATCTGAGGAAAACGTACTGCATCATAGTGATCTATGATACTGAGTTACAGCCCGACCACAGTTCTACCGCCCTGGACTCATGATTCAGTAAGCAGGTTTTTCCCAGTAAAAGCAGCATAGACTGTGGAAACACtagtacagggatggccaacctgcggctctccagctcttgtaaaattacaactcccaccatgccctgctgtcgactgatagctgtaggcagtttgggcatgctgggagttgtagttttgccacaaTTTTATTGAAGTACCCTATACAGAAAAATATACACATAATCCTTAATATACAAGGCTCCTAGAATGACAAGTAATCAGTAGGGGTCTGACCACGGGGACCCCCACCGGGTACTTGTTTACCATCTGAATAAAGCGAAGGTTATGAATGTGCACTGGCCCTCCCTGCACTAGTATGACATTTTGTGCTCACACTGTTACCAGAATACTGGACGAGGCACAATGCATACAATATGTAGACCCCATGAAATGATTGCTTGTGTACTTCTCAAATGTAAATTATCTTGTACCTTTTCAAAGCGTTCATCCAGTAGTGCAAGCTGCTCATTTCGTCTTATGACAGAGGAAGACATAGAATACTGTGAGAAGCGGCTCTTTGTCTCTTCCTGCATAAACATAAACTCTTGCGTGGGGCCATCTCTGCCTTCACCCTCTTCACCCGAAAAAGGACCATCTGAGTCAAAGTCAGCCTCTTGGCTCCCATCATCATCCTCTTCCCCACTGTCAACATCTTCCCATTCATTATCATCTGTGCCATACTCGTTTCTGTAGGTGAATATTTCCACAACAATGCATTTATTGTTCATGTAACATAGACCAAATAgaacgttttttttaaaaacattttatagGCAgcattataaagaaaaaaaaaaaaaaaaaacagt
The sequence above is a segment of the Bufo bufo chromosome 4, aBufBuf1.1, whole genome shotgun sequence genome. Coding sequences within it:
- the LTV1 gene encoding protein LTV1 homolog — protein: MPHRKKKPFIEKKKAVTFHLVHRSQRDPLAADETAPQRVLLPADKVVTEKRKEEQRTFGVFFDDDYNYLQHLKEPGRAELVPSETQRAPSRVIVTEDVKVQEEDEFIQGPSIKLPSSVFASEFEEDVGLLNKAAPRGLCLDLDPDIVAALDDDFDFDNPENQLDDDFILQANDTATIVKNEYGTDDNEWEDVDSGEEDDDGSQEADFDSDGPFSGEEGEGRDGPTQEFMFMQEETKSRFSQYSMSSSVIRRNEQLALLDERFEKFYEQFDDDEIGALDNAELEGFIHADSSRLQDVVEDYFRERAKECVKLKDMQHRSELDLIEEDEEEKEEMQTIVIEEPGEKWDCESILSTYSNLYNHPQMIKDPPKAKQIKVSTKTGIPLGVLPERGLTAKQVERMEMINGGDLAKVSTQPRSKQETTDERKARKQAIKEERKERRMEKKANKQAFKMEKSRQEKEQLNLRQNLQGLKLS